Proteins from a single region of Dyadobacter fanqingshengii:
- a CDS encoding M1 family metallopeptidase yields the protein MKISCWLALLIVLLFQMGCTDHASEIPEKGVSYQLNERRKNTIDSIRYNIQLDIPSSKNESIKGIETISFNLNALDSALVLDFNSDSTHIISVQSEGEEIEFEVANQHIVIGPGGLKKGRNTLTIGFIAGNLSLNRSEEYLYTLFVPDRASTCFPLFDQPNLKATYALTLSIPDGWEAVSNGSLKSKTTRSGKGVFQFAETKPISSYLFAFAAGKFFKTEKTVKGRSMTMYYRETDSAKVARNENEIFNLHAKSLSWLENYTSIPYPFEKFDFVLIPSFQYGGMEHPGSIFYNESALILDENASVNEKMARASVIAHESAHMWFGDLVTMDWFNDVWLKEVFANFMAAKIVHPSFPEINHELRFLLAHYPNAYEVDRTAGTNPILQDLGNLKNAGTLYGAIIYMKAPIVMRQLERKIGGKLMRESLGEYLKKYAYRNARWDDLIQIIDKKTPLDIADWSRVWVKTPGMPEYAFSNQPEAKCIQKKDSVSNRTWQQPVGFKHVKSGQKDLHFPNPDGTGYGYFQIDSASTSYFFKNYDKPGDSIFSKPVFRGAVLVNVWEGFLRGDGPEATVLLNHVLQALTKEKDPLLTDYLLGRLQSLWWSFLSDERRHTYQPEVEKVIWNLLNETKDKGIKKSYFRTFRSVALSEDAYQKMESLWNKTLVIKDLTLSEEDKISLAYDLAIRGKGDVKAILQTQLDSTKNPDRKARMQFVIPSLSPNETERDAFFESLKKPENREKEAWVLDGLSNLHHPLRSASAIKYLRPSLEILQEIQLTGDIFFPTRWTNTTFSGHSSREATDVATKFLNEHPDYPYFLRNKVLQAIDMPQRAARLKR from the coding sequence ATGAAAATTTCTTGCTGGCTTGCCTTGCTAATTGTGCTTTTGTTTCAAATGGGTTGTACGGACCATGCGTCTGAAATTCCAGAGAAAGGGGTTAGTTATCAGTTGAATGAGCGGCGGAAAAACACGATTGACAGCATTCGGTACAACATTCAGCTTGACATTCCAAGTAGCAAAAATGAGTCGATCAAGGGGATTGAAACGATTTCATTTAACCTCAATGCACTCGATTCGGCATTGGTTTTGGATTTCAATTCTGATAGCACACATATTATTTCGGTTCAATCGGAAGGGGAGGAAATTGAGTTTGAGGTTGCAAACCAGCACATTGTAATCGGGCCGGGCGGCCTAAAAAAAGGCAGGAACACATTGACGATCGGGTTTATAGCAGGCAATCTTTCCCTCAATAGGAGCGAAGAATATTTATACACGCTTTTCGTCCCCGACCGCGCGTCAACCTGCTTTCCGCTATTCGATCAACCGAATTTGAAAGCGACGTACGCATTAACATTAAGCATTCCCGATGGCTGGGAGGCAGTTTCGAATGGCAGTTTGAAATCAAAAACTACGCGTAGCGGCAAAGGCGTTTTCCAGTTTGCAGAAACCAAACCCATCAGCTCCTACTTATTTGCTTTTGCAGCAGGCAAGTTTTTCAAAACTGAAAAAACGGTGAAAGGCAGGTCGATGACGATGTATTATCGCGAAACAGATTCTGCGAAAGTGGCGCGAAATGAGAATGAAATATTTAATCTGCATGCCAAGTCCCTTTCCTGGCTGGAAAATTACACTAGCATTCCCTATCCGTTTGAAAAGTTCGATTTTGTGCTGATCCCGTCATTCCAATATGGTGGCATGGAGCATCCGGGTTCTATTTTTTACAATGAGTCGGCCCTTATACTGGATGAAAATGCGTCGGTTAACGAGAAAATGGCGCGTGCGAGCGTGATTGCGCATGAGTCGGCGCATATGTGGTTTGGCGATCTGGTGACTATGGATTGGTTCAATGATGTGTGGCTGAAAGAAGTTTTTGCCAATTTCATGGCGGCGAAAATCGTCCACCCAAGCTTCCCCGAGATCAATCACGAACTGCGCTTCCTGCTGGCACATTACCCCAACGCTTACGAGGTCGACCGGACAGCGGGAACAAACCCAATTTTGCAGGATTTGGGCAACCTTAAAAATGCCGGAACATTATACGGAGCCATTATTTATATGAAAGCTCCGATTGTCATGCGGCAATTGGAAAGGAAAATTGGCGGGAAGTTAATGCGTGAGAGCCTGGGAGAATATTTGAAAAAATACGCATACCGAAACGCCCGCTGGGACGATCTGATTCAGATTATAGATAAAAAAACACCGCTCGACATTGCGGATTGGAGCCGTGTGTGGGTGAAAACTCCCGGAATGCCTGAGTATGCCTTTTCAAATCAGCCGGAAGCAAAATGCATTCAAAAAAAGGATTCTGTTTCAAATCGGACATGGCAACAACCGGTTGGTTTTAAGCATGTGAAGTCTGGCCAAAAAGACCTTCACTTTCCAAATCCAGACGGGACTGGTTATGGTTACTTTCAGATCGACAGCGCGAGCACATCCTATTTTTTCAAGAACTATGACAAACCTGGCGACTCGATTTTTTCCAAACCCGTTTTTCGCGGCGCGGTGCTGGTTAACGTTTGGGAAGGTTTCCTGCGGGGCGATGGGCCGGAGGCGACCGTGCTTTTAAACCATGTGCTGCAAGCATTAACAAAAGAAAAAGATCCGCTGCTGACAGATTATTTGCTGGGACGTTTGCAGAGCCTATGGTGGTCATTTTTAAGCGATGAGCGCAGACACACATATCAGCCGGAGGTTGAAAAAGTGATCTGGAACCTGCTGAACGAGACGAAAGATAAGGGAATAAAAAAATCGTATTTCCGGACATTCAGAAGCGTTGCGCTCAGCGAAGACGCTTATCAAAAAATGGAGTCACTTTGGAATAAGACGCTCGTTATCAAGGATCTTACGTTATCAGAAGAAGACAAGATTTCGTTGGCTTATGACTTGGCAATCAGGGGGAAAGGAGATGTGAAGGCCATTTTGCAAACACAGCTCGACAGCACCAAAAATCCCGATCGCAAGGCGCGAATGCAATTTGTAATCCCATCGTTGAGCCCAAATGAAACGGAACGCGATGCGTTTTTTGAATCCCTGAAAAAACCTGAAAACCGTGAGAAAGAAGCTTGGGTGCTGGACGGGCTGTCAAATCTGCATCATCCGCTGCGGTCGGCAAGCGCCATCAAATACTTACGGCCATCCCTGGAAATATTGCAGGAAATCCAGCTCACAGGCGACATTTTCTTCCCAACACGCTGGACGAATACCACATTTTCAGGACACTCGTCCCGGGAGGCGACCGACGTCGCTACAAAATTCCTGAATGAGCATCCTGACTATCCTTACTTCCTGAGAAACAAAGTGTTGCAGGCCATTGACATGCCGCAAAGGGCAGCGAGGTTGAAGCGGTAA
- a CDS encoding VOC family protein, whose protein sequence is MKLNAGIVTSKIAETKAFYTKTLGFGVTFENEFYLLMHTPGREAEISFLLPEHPSQQPLFHQPFTGQGMFLTIEVEDVDKLYNDLKKKGADIKIDLRDEPWGDRHFAIADPNGIGIDLVKYAPTQEK, encoded by the coding sequence ATGAAACTGAACGCAGGAATTGTCACTTCTAAAATTGCCGAAACAAAAGCCTTTTATACCAAAACACTCGGCTTTGGCGTCACATTCGAAAACGAGTTTTATCTGCTCATGCATACGCCCGGGCGTGAGGCCGAAATCAGCTTCCTGTTGCCCGAACACCCTTCCCAGCAGCCGCTTTTTCATCAGCCATTTACGGGACAAGGAATGTTCCTGACTATTGAGGTTGAGGACGTGGACAAGCTCTACAATGACCTCAAAAAGAAGGGAGCCGACATAAAAATTGACCTTAGGGACGAGCCCTGGGGCGACCGCCACTTTGCAATTGCAGATCCGAACGGCATTGGCATTGACCTCGTAAAATACGCCCCGACTCAGGAAAAATAA
- a CDS encoding AraC family transcriptional regulator, producing MRELADIRQLYKPIQPTVKQSAKHVNYVEFLPDLRLQNYIYCYWQLQTSQTLDEPFHYRVVADGCIDIFFELTDPADSYVMGFCKKYTEFPLENTFNYVGVRFLPTMFPQLFRINAAELSNRYEQLELVIPETAKFISAHFDSNLSAPAIKSLFDDYFIDFLANVRLDHDHRFYNALSLILKNFGVINVETDLDTGISPRQLRRLFSYYIGDSAKTFSKVVRFQNILRAKPSQQSLRENKLFFDGYYDQAHFIKEFKNLYGITPGKAFGR from the coding sequence TTGAGGGAGTTAGCGGATATAAGACAGCTTTACAAGCCTATTCAGCCTACTGTAAAGCAGTCGGCAAAACATGTTAATTACGTTGAATTCTTACCCGATTTGCGTCTTCAAAACTACATTTACTGTTACTGGCAACTCCAAACTTCCCAAACGCTGGACGAACCATTTCATTACCGCGTAGTCGCCGATGGTTGCATCGATATTTTCTTTGAGCTGACGGATCCCGCGGATAGTTATGTAATGGGTTTTTGTAAAAAATATACTGAGTTTCCGCTCGAAAATACCTTTAACTACGTAGGCGTGCGCTTCTTGCCAACCATGTTTCCGCAACTTTTCCGGATCAATGCTGCGGAGCTGAGTAATCGTTACGAGCAACTGGAACTGGTGATCCCGGAAACCGCGAAATTCATATCAGCGCATTTCGACAGCAATCTTTCAGCACCTGCGATCAAATCACTTTTCGACGATTATTTCATCGATTTCCTAGCGAATGTAAGACTGGATCATGACCATCGGTTTTACAACGCATTATCCCTGATCCTGAAAAACTTTGGGGTCATCAATGTGGAAACTGATCTCGATACCGGCATCAGTCCGCGCCAGTTGCGGCGACTTTTTTCTTATTATATAGGCGACTCAGCCAAGACATTCAGCAAGGTTGTCAGGTTTCAGAACATTCTCCGCGCGAAACCTTCCCAGCAAAGTTTGAGGGAAAATAAGTTATTCTTTGACGGCTACTACGATCAGGCGCATTTTATCAAGGAGTTCAAGAATTTGTACGGCATCACACCAGGAAAGGCATTTGGAAGGTGA
- a CDS encoding DinB family protein: MENKLFATAYIQELEAEYTSTRKCLERIPETVYNFKPHPKSMEMGYLTLLVAEIPLWVAVMVEEGEIDFVTFKHMETREREAVVRHFDENVERAKAALQNATEENLTKEFKLKNNGELLYAQPMIAAIGSTINHWVHHRGQLTVYMRLNDIAVPSIYGPSADDKGF, from the coding sequence ATGGAAAACAAACTTTTTGCAACTGCCTACATCCAGGAACTGGAAGCAGAGTACACGTCCACGAGGAAATGTCTCGAAAGAATTCCTGAAACAGTGTACAATTTCAAACCGCATCCCAAGTCCATGGAGATGGGTTACCTCACATTGCTGGTCGCCGAAATTCCGCTTTGGGTGGCGGTAATGGTGGAAGAAGGCGAAATTGATTTCGTGACTTTCAAACACATGGAAACACGAGAAAGAGAGGCCGTCGTAAGGCATTTTGACGAGAATGTTGAACGTGCAAAAGCTGCTTTGCAAAATGCGACAGAAGAGAACCTGACAAAAGAATTCAAGCTCAAAAACAACGGCGAACTGTTATACGCACAGCCGATGATCGCCGCCATAGGGTCAACGATTAACCACTGGGTTCACCATAGGGGCCAACTAACCGTTTACATGCGACTGAACGACATCGCAGTTCCTTCTATTTACGGCCCGTCAGCCGATGATAAGGGTTTTTAG
- a CDS encoding HAD family hydrolase codes for MQISDLKILFFDIGGVLLSNGWGHESRLLAAEKFGLDYKEMDQLHNFIFNVYEIGSINLDQYLDTVIFNHPRDFVREDFKEFMYAQSVELPGMLAWLKEWKRDCGFRIISINNEGKELNDYRVQKFKLHTCFDAFISSCEVKMRKPDPRIFELAMGIAQATPSQCVYFDDRIMFANMAKKLGLRAFQHTGFESTKEILEDLKKERFERVS; via the coding sequence ATGCAGATCAGCGATCTTAAAATTCTCTTTTTCGATATCGGCGGCGTGCTGCTGAGCAATGGTTGGGGGCATGAATCCCGGTTGCTTGCCGCCGAAAAATTTGGGCTGGATTATAAGGAAATGGACCAGCTTCATAATTTCATTTTCAATGTTTATGAGATCGGCAGCATTAACCTGGATCAATATCTGGACACGGTGATCTTCAACCATCCCAGGGATTTTGTGCGGGAGGATTTTAAGGAGTTCATGTATGCGCAGTCTGTGGAACTTCCGGGAATGCTTGCCTGGCTCAAAGAATGGAAAAGAGATTGCGGATTCCGCATCATTTCAATCAATAACGAAGGCAAAGAACTGAACGATTACCGCGTTCAGAAATTCAAGCTTCACACCTGTTTTGATGCCTTTATCTCATCTTGCGAGGTCAAAATGCGCAAGCCTGACCCGCGCATTTTTGAGCTCGCAATGGGCATCGCACAGGCAACGCCCAGTCAATGTGTGTATTTCGATGACCGCATTATGTTTGCCAACATGGCCAAAAAACTCGGCTTGCGCGCTTTCCAGCACACAGGTTTCGAATCGACCAAAGAAATCCTGGAAGATTTGAAAAAAGAACGGTTTGAAAGGGTTAGCTAA
- a CDS encoding alpha/beta hydrolase: MYFLSKNILLCCALTLSGCGSAYAQVTYFADILGHGFKQATIVQPSDYEGSVTCTVIKKQTPEKSDKAVLYVHGFNDYFFQEEMAERFIEEGYNFYAVDLRKYGRSYLANQKFNNVRDLSEYFADIDTVLTIIKNEGSDKILLSGHSTGGLILSLYAAEQNGKEMFDAILLNSPFFDLNVKSVLKKTAIPVIVKRAEKHPETTISAGLSPLYGESLHKDAHGEWTYNLGWKPHIAPPVNFGWIRAIHMGQLKLSQGLQINKPVLVLHSAKSIEEKKWSEVMFTGDAVLNVEEIAKQAQNIVGQYSIQAVQGGMHDLILSRKPVREEVYSTIFNWAKRNVK, encoded by the coding sequence ATGTATTTTTTATCCAAAAACATACTCTTATGCTGCGCCTTAACCCTCTCAGGATGCGGCTCTGCCTATGCACAAGTTACTTACTTCGCCGACATTCTGGGGCACGGCTTTAAGCAGGCCACTATTGTACAACCTTCTGATTATGAAGGAAGTGTAACGTGCACAGTTATTAAGAAACAAACACCCGAAAAAAGCGATAAGGCGGTGCTTTATGTGCATGGCTTCAACGACTATTTTTTCCAGGAAGAAATGGCCGAGCGTTTCATTGAAGAAGGTTACAATTTTTACGCGGTCGATTTACGCAAGTATGGACGGTCGTATCTGGCCAATCAGAAGTTTAACAATGTACGTGACCTTTCCGAGTATTTCGCGGACATCGACACGGTTTTGACTATCATTAAAAACGAAGGATCGGACAAAATTTTGCTGAGCGGACATTCTACCGGCGGCTTGATTTTATCCTTGTATGCGGCCGAACAAAATGGGAAAGAAATGTTTGACGCGATCTTGCTGAACAGCCCGTTTTTTGATTTGAATGTTAAATCGGTTTTGAAAAAAACAGCCATTCCCGTTATTGTAAAAAGGGCTGAAAAACATCCGGAAACGACTATCAGCGCCGGGCTAAGCCCTTTATATGGAGAAAGTTTGCACAAAGATGCGCACGGAGAGTGGACATATAATCTTGGCTGGAAACCACATATTGCGCCACCCGTAAACTTCGGCTGGATCAGGGCTATCCATATGGGTCAACTTAAATTGTCTCAGGGTTTACAAATCAACAAACCTGTTCTGGTTCTTCATTCGGCCAAATCCATTGAAGAGAAGAAATGGAGCGAAGTCATGTTTACGGGGGACGCCGTTCTCAATGTCGAGGAAATAGCCAAACAAGCACAAAATATCGTTGGTCAATACAGCATTCAAGCTGTCCAGGGCGGCATGCACGACCTTATCCTATCACGAAAACCAGTCAGGGAAGAAGTGTATTCCACAATCTTCAACTGGGCAAAGCGAAACGTGAAGTAA
- the budA gene encoding acetolactate decarboxylase, whose protein sequence is MYQYSIIDALMAGVFDGNLRVGDLKPRGDFGVGTFNKVDGELIMLKGKVYKMSADGSVKEVSDSDSTSAAFVKFFKADTTIYFNEPNLSYEKLQEYLVEKLNANTIYAIKITGSFSSMTTRAASPAKPPYSTLTAHLGEHQKLFNYNNTTGTCVGFLLPPYLARTNVPGFHLHYLADDLKAGGHIFKFNTNSVAVEIDFAKGFTIENNTNAEFLNVNLKPDRGAELKKIE, encoded by the coding sequence ATGTACCAATATTCAATCATCGATGCTTTAATGGCTGGCGTTTTTGATGGCAATCTGAGGGTCGGAGATTTAAAACCAAGGGGCGATTTCGGCGTCGGCACGTTCAATAAAGTGGACGGCGAGCTCATCATGCTGAAAGGAAAAGTGTATAAAATGAGCGCGGACGGCAGTGTAAAAGAGGTTTCCGATAGCGACAGCACTTCCGCTGCCTTTGTCAAGTTTTTCAAAGCCGACACGACAATTTATTTCAATGAGCCGAATTTAAGCTATGAGAAATTGCAGGAATATCTGGTTGAGAAACTGAATGCCAACACCATCTATGCAATTAAAATAACAGGCTCTTTTTCCTCCATGACGACCCGTGCAGCCAGTCCGGCAAAACCTCCCTACAGCACGCTGACGGCACATTTAGGTGAACATCAAAAGCTTTTCAACTACAATAACACCACCGGCACCTGCGTTGGATTCCTGCTACCGCCCTATCTGGCCAGGACCAATGTTCCGGGCTTCCATCTGCATTACCTGGCTGACGATTTAAAGGCTGGCGGTCACATTTTTAAGTTTAATACGAATTCGGTGGCGGTTGAAATTGACTTTGCGAAAGGGTTTACCATTGAAAATAACACCAATGCGGAGTTTTTGAATGTGAACCTAAAACCGGACCGCGGTGCTGAACTGAAAAAAATCGAGTAA
- a CDS encoding dipeptidase: protein MKKLLLMLTLPVLSFAQTTGVTMSPKAAKIHANALTIDTHADVPINMMKPGFDIAVEHDYEKDRSQIDFPRMIKGGMDGMFFAVYLGQGKRSEEANAEAKQKALAIFNKIHESVKLNPAVAGIATTSKDAYRLQKEGKRAVFIGMENGWPIGKDLSSIKQYYDLGLRYVTLSHSSNNDICDSSTDGDGPEHNGLSAFGEEVVKEMNKLGMMVDISHVSDSTFYDVIKLTKAPIIASHSSCRALCDVPRNMTDDMIKTLAKNGGVIQINFVPGFVKKPSQPHEMSLKALRLKIRQTDLSDADKKALRDEMKAINEKYKSDMPTLKEAVDHIEHVIKLTSVDHVGIGMDLDGGGEVIGLHDVSQIGGITEELVQRGYSAKEIEKIWGGNIMRVLDQVEKVAGTM from the coding sequence ATGAAGAAGCTTCTACTCATGCTTACCTTGCCGGTGCTTTCATTTGCCCAGACCACGGGCGTGACCATGTCGCCCAAGGCCGCGAAGATCCATGCAAACGCCCTCACCATTGACACCCACGCCGACGTTCCCATCAATATGATGAAGCCGGGTTTCGACATTGCGGTGGAACATGATTATGAAAAAGATCGCTCTCAAATCGATTTTCCAAGAATGATCAAAGGCGGAATGGATGGCATGTTCTTCGCCGTCTATCTGGGTCAGGGCAAAAGGTCCGAAGAAGCAAACGCAGAGGCTAAGCAAAAAGCGTTGGCGATTTTTAATAAAATTCACGAATCAGTTAAACTGAATCCAGCTGTGGCGGGTATCGCAACAACTTCAAAGGATGCTTACAGATTGCAAAAAGAGGGGAAGCGTGCCGTGTTTATCGGTATGGAAAATGGTTGGCCGATCGGGAAGGATTTATCCAGCATTAAACAATATTACGATCTCGGCTTACGCTATGTCACCCTTTCGCATTCATCCAACAATGATATATGCGATTCCTCAACCGACGGTGATGGCCCGGAACACAATGGTTTAAGCGCTTTTGGTGAAGAAGTTGTGAAGGAAATGAACAAGTTAGGCATGATGGTAGACATTTCCCACGTGTCGGATTCTACCTTTTATGACGTGATTAAGCTCACAAAAGCACCAATTATCGCATCTCATTCCTCGTGTCGCGCATTATGTGACGTTCCGCGTAATATGACAGACGATATGATCAAAACTTTGGCAAAAAACGGCGGCGTAATCCAGATCAATTTCGTTCCGGGTTTTGTGAAAAAGCCTTCTCAGCCGCACGAAATGTCATTGAAAGCATTGCGCTTGAAAATCCGCCAGACCGATTTATCAGATGCAGATAAAAAGGCGTTGCGCGACGAAATGAAAGCCATTAATGAAAAATACAAGTCGGACATGCCAACGCTTAAAGAAGCCGTGGACCACATTGAGCACGTGATCAAGCTTACTTCGGTGGATCATGTGGGCATTGGCATGGACCTGGACGGGGGTGGAGAGGTGATCGGCCTGCACGATGTAAGCCAGATTGGCGGCATTACGGAAGAGCTTGTACAGCGAGGTTATTCTGCAAAGGAGATCGAAAAAATTTGGGGAGGCAACATCATGCGCGTTTTGGATCAGGTGGAGAAAGTCGCGGGCACAATGTAA
- the glgB gene encoding 1,4-alpha-glucan branching protein GlgB — protein sequence MAKLTGKKKTDSTSDPAEGKSDIIRDRELNAVETISRFTDFDIHLFRQGKHFKLYEKLGSHVMEFKGVTGTYFAVWAPNATYISVVGNFNGWNQGAHSLAPRWDSSGIWEGWIPDVGVGEVYKYYIVAENGQSQEKSDPFALWCEVAPRTASIVWDTWYEWGDSDWMKIRKEKNKLNAPISVYEVHLGSWQRDPSDPERYLTYKEIAVSLVPYVKEMGFTHVELMPPMEHPYPPSWGYQITGYFSCASRMGTPQELMYLIDQLHQAGIGVYVDWVPSHFPGDAHGLFRFDGTSLYEHEDPRKGYHPDWKSYIFNYGRNEVRSFLISNAIFWLDRYHMDGLRVDAVASMLYLDYSRKHGEWIPNEFGGRENLEAISLLREMNVAAYTEFPDIQTIAEESTAFPGVSRPVFVGGLGFGMKWMMGWMNDTLKYFEKDSAFRKWHQDQLTFSLVYAFSENFMLPFSHDEVVYGKKSLINKMPGDEWQKFANLRLMFTYMFAHPGTKLMFMGCEFGQTSEWAFQQSLDWHLLENPMHKGMKDCVTALNNLYKTEPALYDFSFSHDGFEWIDTQDRENSVLVFARKAMDPAQNVVVVLNLTPIPRMGYRVGVLTEGNWQEIFNSDAAEFQGSGVINAGAVTSEAHQWHGKSNSVILDLPPMGAIVLKKNAATRRI from the coding sequence ATGGCTAAGTTAACTGGTAAAAAAAAGACAGACTCAACTTCTGATCCTGCTGAGGGCAAGTCGGACATTATCCGGGACCGAGAGTTGAATGCGGTAGAAACGATAAGCCGTTTTACAGATTTTGATATACACCTCTTTCGCCAGGGCAAGCATTTCAAGCTTTACGAAAAGCTGGGCTCTCACGTCATGGAATTCAAAGGCGTTACCGGGACCTACTTTGCAGTCTGGGCGCCTAATGCTACTTATATATCAGTTGTTGGGAATTTTAATGGCTGGAACCAGGGCGCACATTCACTCGCGCCGCGTTGGGATAGCTCGGGGATATGGGAAGGCTGGATTCCGGATGTGGGCGTAGGGGAGGTTTATAAATATTATATAGTAGCCGAAAACGGCCAGTCTCAGGAAAAATCAGATCCTTTTGCACTCTGGTGCGAAGTAGCGCCGCGTACGGCTTCCATTGTGTGGGATACCTGGTACGAATGGGGCGACTCGGACTGGATGAAGATCCGCAAAGAGAAAAATAAGCTCAATGCGCCCATTTCGGTTTATGAAGTCCATTTAGGTTCATGGCAGCGTGACCCGTCCGATCCTGAAAGGTATCTGACTTATAAAGAAATTGCAGTGTCCCTGGTTCCCTATGTAAAGGAAATGGGTTTTACGCACGTAGAGCTGATGCCCCCTATGGAGCATCCTTATCCGCCATCATGGGGTTATCAGATTACCGGCTACTTTTCCTGCGCCTCCCGAATGGGCACCCCGCAGGAGTTGATGTATCTCATTGATCAGCTTCACCAGGCTGGAATCGGCGTTTATGTGGACTGGGTTCCCTCGCATTTCCCGGGTGATGCGCATGGACTTTTCCGTTTCGACGGCACCTCGCTTTACGAGCATGAAGATCCGCGCAAAGGTTATCACCCCGACTGGAAAAGCTATATTTTCAACTATGGCCGCAACGAAGTAAGGTCGTTTTTGATCAGTAACGCTATTTTCTGGCTCGACCGCTATCATATGGATGGCCTTCGTGTTGATGCCGTCGCTTCCATGCTGTATCTGGACTATTCCAGAAAGCACGGCGAATGGATCCCGAATGAATTTGGCGGAAGGGAGAACCTGGAAGCGATTTCATTACTGCGTGAAATGAATGTGGCTGCCTATACCGAATTCCCTGACATTCAAACCATTGCAGAGGAGTCAACTGCGTTTCCTGGCGTGTCGCGTCCTGTGTTTGTAGGCGGGCTGGGCTTTGGGATGAAATGGATGATGGGCTGGATGAACGATACATTGAAGTATTTTGAAAAAGACTCCGCTTTCCGTAAATGGCACCAGGATCAACTGACATTCAGTCTGGTATATGCATTTTCGGAAAATTTCATGTTGCCATTCTCACATGATGAGGTGGTTTACGGCAAGAAATCGCTGATCAATAAAATGCCTGGCGACGAGTGGCAGAAGTTCGCGAATTTGAGATTAATGTTCACCTATATGTTTGCGCATCCTGGTACGAAGCTCATGTTCATGGGCTGCGAATTCGGGCAAACTTCGGAATGGGCTTTTCAGCAGAGCCTGGATTGGCACTTGCTTGAAAATCCAATGCATAAAGGAATGAAGGACTGTGTGACTGCTTTGAATAATTTATACAAAACAGAGCCCGCCCTGTACGATTTTTCATTCTCCCACGATGGTTTCGAATGGATCGACACGCAGGACCGGGAAAATTCAGTTTTGGTTTTTGCCAGAAAAGCAATGGATCCAGCTCAAAATGTGGTCGTCGTGCTCAATCTGACGCCTATTCCGCGCATGGGTTACCGCGTGGGCGTGCTCACGGAGGGCAACTGGCAGGAAATCTTTAATTCGGATGCAGCAGAATTTCAGGGAAGCGGCGTTATTAACGCCGGGGCTGTCACCTCGGAAGCGCATCAATGGCATGGCAAAAGCAATTCGGTAATTCTGGACTTGCCGCCTATGGGAGCGATCGTTCTCAAGAAAAACGCAGCAACAAGACGAATATAA
- a CDS encoding NUDIX hydrolase, with amino-acid sequence MSEMLTDSHKYKLWKGKLEGNGLDIHRVDELYSRRNGNGEVLFSLLYTDATTPEGNKIPPICFLKGEVVSVLICFIDVDSREKYLLLVQQRRICDGSMTFEHPAGMLDSESDAAAVAAREVFEETGIQVQKDQLTKVNEQPFYPSTGTSDEAMYMFYCELELTAQAIHSYHNQTQGLLSDHEYINTQVVPFAEGHKLITNVNGILLNYLYLKGVQDWDLLKQL; translated from the coding sequence ATGAGCGAAATGCTGACCGATTCCCATAAATACAAACTCTGGAAGGGCAAATTAGAAGGCAACGGCCTGGACATTCACCGAGTTGATGAACTTTACAGCCGCAGGAATGGCAATGGAGAAGTGCTCTTTTCATTGTTATACACAGATGCGACCACTCCAGAAGGCAACAAAATTCCGCCTATTTGTTTTCTGAAAGGCGAGGTCGTCAGCGTATTAATCTGTTTTATAGACGTCGATAGCCGCGAAAAGTATTTGTTACTAGTTCAGCAAAGAAGGATTTGCGACGGATCAATGACCTTCGAACACCCTGCGGGAATGCTCGACAGTGAAAGCGATGCCGCCGCAGTCGCCGCCAGGGAAGTTTTCGAAGAAACCGGCATCCAGGTTCAGAAAGATCAACTGACAAAGGTGAACGAACAGCCTTTTTATCCCTCCACCGGCACCAGCGACGAAGCCATGTACATGTTCTACTGCGAGCTGGAACTGACCGCCCAGGCGATTCATTCTTATCATAACCAGACCCAGGGTTTACTTTCCGACCATGAGTATATCAACACCCAGGTGGTTCCGTTCGCAGAAGGTCACAAGCTGATTACCAACGTGAACGGCATTTTACTCAATTATTTGTATCTCAAAGGCGTCCAGGACTGGGATCTTTTGAAGCAACTTTAA